Proteins encoded together in one Flavobacteriales bacterium window:
- a CDS encoding DUF1801 domain-containing protein, producing the protein MAKAELKTKENDASVEAFIAEQSEEVAADCRAIMKLMKKITGEEPRMWGASIVGFGRYHYKGASGREGEWMLTGFSPRKANLSLYILTGLDKSAAQLKKLGKHSTGKGCLYFRRLSDVDAKVLEELIVKGVKGLEKMRVR; encoded by the coding sequence ATGGCCAAAGCTGAACTCAAGACCAAGGAGAACGATGCCAGCGTGGAAGCCTTCATCGCGGAACAGAGCGAAGAAGTCGCCGCCGATTGCCGCGCGATCATGAAGCTGATGAAGAAGATCACCGGCGAGGAGCCGCGCATGTGGGGCGCCAGCATCGTGGGCTTCGGGCGCTACCACTACAAGGGGGCCAGCGGCCGCGAAGGGGAATGGATGCTCACCGGTTTCAGTCCGCGCAAGGCGAACCTCTCGTTGTACATCCTTACGGGCCTCGACAAGTCGGCAGCGCAGCTGAAGAAGCTCGGCAAGCACAGCACGGGCAAGGGCTGCTTGTATTTCAGGCGCCTGAGCGATGTGGATGCGAAGGTGCTGGAGGAGCTGATCGTGAAAGGGGTGAAGGGGCTGGAGAAGATGCGCGTGAGGTAA
- the guaB gene encoding IMP dehydrogenase, with translation MERSATAAQGKNASALPSNGKLPNDKFTGEGLTYDDVLLVPAYSEVLPRDVDVRSHFSRNIRLNVPVVSAAMDTVTSAELAIAIAQQGGIGVIHKNQLVAEQAAEVRRVKRSESGMILDPVKLDRHATVGDALRLMAENRIGGIPVVDSDGFLVGIVTNRDLRFEKKMARPVAEVMTSKNIVTAKPDTTMAQAEDVLQSHKIEKLPVVDPEGKLVGLITYKDILKLKQHPHACKDRLGRLRVAAAIGIAADSMERAKALVDAGVDALVIDTAHGHTKGVINMVKQVKAAFAGVDVVAGNIATAEAALALVEAGADAVKVGIGPGSICTTRVIAGVGVPQLTAVLDCASAIAHTGVPVIADGGIRYTGDIVKALAAGAGTVMVGSMFAGVEESPGETIIYEGRRFKAYRGMGSIEAMQQGSKDRYFQDMEDDIKKLVPEGISGRVPYKGKLAEVVHQLVGGLRAGMGYCGAPDMDALKHARFIRITSAGVKESHPHDVYITREAPNYSHL, from the coding sequence ATGGAACGATCGGCAACCGCAGCGCAGGGCAAAAACGCCAGCGCCCTTCCCTCCAACGGGAAGCTCCCCAACGACAAGTTCACCGGCGAGGGCCTCACTTACGATGACGTCCTCTTGGTACCTGCCTACAGCGAGGTGCTGCCCCGCGACGTGGATGTGCGCTCGCATTTCTCCCGCAACATCCGCCTGAACGTGCCCGTGGTCTCGGCCGCGATGGACACCGTGACCAGTGCCGAGCTGGCCATCGCCATCGCGCAGCAGGGCGGCATCGGCGTCATCCATAAGAACCAGCTGGTGGCGGAGCAAGCCGCAGAGGTGCGCCGGGTGAAGCGCAGCGAGAGCGGCATGATCCTCGATCCCGTGAAGCTCGACCGGCACGCCACCGTAGGCGATGCGCTGCGCCTGATGGCCGAGAACCGCATCGGAGGCATCCCGGTGGTCGATTCCGACGGGTTCCTGGTCGGCATCGTCACCAACCGCGACCTGCGTTTCGAGAAGAAGATGGCCCGTCCGGTGGCCGAGGTGATGACCTCAAAGAACATCGTCACCGCCAAGCCTGATACCACCATGGCCCAGGCCGAGGACGTGCTCCAGAGCCACAAGATCGAGAAGCTGCCCGTGGTGGACCCGGAGGGCAAGCTCGTCGGCCTCATCACCTACAAGGACATCCTCAAGCTCAAGCAGCACCCGCACGCATGCAAGGACCGTTTGGGCCGTCTGCGCGTGGCCGCGGCCATCGGCATTGCTGCGGACAGCATGGAGCGCGCGAAGGCGCTGGTTGATGCCGGCGTTGATGCCCTGGTGATCGATACCGCCCACGGCCACACCAAGGGCGTGATCAACATGGTGAAACAAGTGAAGGCTGCCTTCGCCGGCGTGGATGTGGTGGCCGGGAACATCGCCACGGCGGAAGCCGCTCTGGCCCTGGTTGAAGCTGGCGCGGATGCGGTAAAGGTGGGCATTGGGCCCGGCAGCATCTGCACCACGCGCGTGATCGCGGGCGTGGGCGTTCCGCAGCTCACGGCGGTGCTCGATTGCGCCAGCGCGATCGCGCACACCGGCGTCCCCGTGATCGCTGATGGGGGCATCCGCTACACGGGCGATATCGTGAAGGCCCTGGCGGCCGGCGCCGGAACCGTGATGGTGGGCAGCATGTTCGCCGGCGTTGAGGAGAGCCCCGGCGAGACCATCATCTACGAAGGCCGGCGCTTCAAGGCTTACCGCGGCATGGGCAGCATCGAGGCCATGCAGCAAGGCAGCAAGGACCGCTACTTCCAGGATATGGAGGACGATATCAAAAAGCTGGTGCCCGAAGGCATCTCTGGCCGGGTGCCCTACAAAGGCAAGCTCGCTGAAGTGGTGCATCAGCTCGTAGGGGGGCTTCGCGCCGGCATGGGCTATTGCGGCGCACCGGACATGGACGCCTTGAAGCATGCGCGATTCATCCGGATCACCTCGGCTGGTGTGAAGGAGAGCCATCCGCACGATGTGTACATCACGCGTGAGGCCCCGAATTACAGTCACCTCTGA
- a CDS encoding alkylphosphonate utilization protein, with protein MPENAKCPECASLITYPTGTSLMCAECGHEWNPDEMPEAGLVVKDANGNVLHDGDDVVMVKDLAVKGAPKALKAGTKVRGIKLVEGDHNIDCWIEGFGAMALKSMYVKKA; from the coding sequence ATGCCCGAGAACGCCAAGTGCCCCGAATGCGCATCGCTCATCACGTATCCGACCGGCACCTCGCTGATGTGCGCGGAGTGCGGGCATGAGTGGAATCCGGATGAGATGCCTGAGGCCGGCCTGGTGGTGAAGGATGCCAATGGCAACGTGCTCCACGATGGCGACGATGTGGTGATGGTGAAGGACCTGGCCGTGAAAGGCGCCCCGAAAGCGCTGAAGGCGGGCACCAAGGTGCGCGGCATCAAGCTCGTGGAAGGCGATCACAACATCGATTGCTGGATCGAAGGCTTCGGGGCCATGGCGCTGAAGAGCATGTA
- a CDS encoding YdeI/OmpD-associated family protein, whose translation MNGPNPRVDWFFDKDGPWKASFAKLRELALDTGLTEELKWGHPCYTLKGKNVFLMHGFNEYCALLFHKGALLMDDHGILVQQTPNVQSARQIRFSSLKVIKDMAPLIRSYMEQAIAVERAGMKVPLKPAQEFAIPEEFAARLKAMPALKKAFQALTPGRQRGYLLHFAGAKLSKTREARIEKHMQRILAGKGLDD comes from the coding sequence ATGAACGGACCGAATCCACGAGTAGACTGGTTCTTCGACAAGGATGGACCATGGAAAGCATCTTTCGCGAAGCTTCGTGAGCTGGCGCTGGACACCGGCCTCACCGAAGAACTCAAGTGGGGGCACCCCTGCTACACGCTGAAGGGGAAGAACGTCTTCCTCATGCACGGTTTCAATGAATACTGCGCGCTGCTCTTCCACAAGGGCGCGCTCCTGATGGACGATCATGGCATCCTGGTGCAACAGACGCCCAATGTTCAGAGCGCTCGGCAGATCCGTTTCAGCAGCCTGAAGGTGATCAAGGACATGGCCCCGTTGATCCGTAGCTACATGGAGCAGGCCATCGCTGTGGAGAGGGCGGGCATGAAGGTGCCGTTGAAGCCAGCGCAGGAATTCGCGATCCCCGAAGAGTTCGCCGCGAGGCTGAAGGCCATGCCTGCGCTGAAGAAAGCATTCCAAGCGCTCACGCCGGGAAGGCAGCGCGGCTACCTCTTGCATTTCGCCGGAGCCAAGCTGAGCAAGACTCGCGAAGCGCGCATCGAGAAGCACATGCAGCGGATCCTGGCGGGGAAAGGCCTGGATGACTAA
- a CDS encoding RNA-binding protein, with protein MPDPKTTSLRDGDRCIVVAGTHKGKSGIARDLNISKSGHLTITVVQADGVRFKTLGRNVSVANE; from the coding sequence ATGCCTGATCCCAAGACCACATCCCTGAGGGACGGCGACAGGTGCATCGTCGTAGCCGGCACGCACAAAGGCAAGAGCGGCATCGCCCGCGACCTGAACATCAGCAAGAGCGGCCACCTCACCATCACCGTGGTGCAGGCTGATGGCGTGCGTTTCAAGACGCTAGGGCGAAACGTGAGCGTTGCGAACGAGTGA
- a CDS encoding DUF1801 domain-containing protein, translating into MPAKKAQGTKKTTTPAKSRNTTTRPTAKTLRSMKAGVAKPKVKLLSGGNPQIAKGDGDAPVQAYIAAMPGWKRAIGERLDALLEEHIPKLQKAVKWNSPFYGVEGQGWFIATHVFNEFVRITFFFGQSLKPLPPGPSKDKNARYLDIYESGIEDEKQLVSWLKQAAALPGWLNH; encoded by the coding sequence ATGCCAGCGAAGAAAGCCCAAGGCACGAAGAAGACAACTACGCCTGCCAAGTCGAGGAATACAACGACCCGACCAACGGCGAAGACCCTGCGGTCGATGAAGGCGGGTGTCGCGAAACCCAAGGTGAAACTGTTGAGCGGCGGCAATCCGCAGATCGCCAAGGGCGATGGCGATGCGCCGGTGCAGGCGTACATCGCCGCGATGCCCGGCTGGAAGCGCGCGATCGGGGAGCGGCTCGATGCGCTTCTGGAAGAGCACATCCCGAAGCTGCAGAAGGCCGTGAAATGGAACTCACCGTTCTATGGGGTGGAAGGCCAGGGCTGGTTCATCGCCACGCACGTGTTCAACGAATTCGTTCGCATCACCTTCTTCTTTGGGCAGTCGTTGAAGCCGCTGCCACCCGGACCGAGCAAGGACAAGAACGCCCGCTACCTCGACATCTACGAGAGCGGCATCGAGGACGAGAAGCAACTGGTGAGCTGGCTGAAGCAAGCGGCGGCGCTTCCCGGCTGGTTGAATCATTGA